One Deltaproteobacteria bacterium genomic region harbors:
- a CDS encoding FAD binding domain-containing protein: protein MASLPEFEYKRPKDLEEFLFLLSQYGDEAAILAGGTDFIPRLKMGLKQPKVVIDIKGISGLSYVHYEAEVIRIGALTRIYELHDNPTIRRHYPALYEAAMSTASENIRARGTIGGNILQDTRCMYYNQFKQWRTSFKPCFKSSGDRCNAVNGGNRCFAVYCGDLAPALISLGASVCLLSIDAERVVPLESIFVGDGRSPFSLRRGEVLKDVIIPAPETVGGYEKLRIRSSVDYPIVSVALSMDRTERGRLVVGAVAPQPLAYEFSSYRRLSSLTEKAYEDATPVANMPFSPLYRKRMVRVLAQKLLGRI, encoded by the coding sequence ATGGCTTCACTGCCAGAATTTGAATACAAAAGACCGAAAGACCTTGAAGAGTTCCTTTTTCTCCTTTCACAGTATGGAGACGAGGCCGCAATCCTCGCTGGTGGGACAGACTTCATCCCGAGGTTAAAGATGGGATTGAAGCAACCCAAGGTCGTCATAGATATCAAAGGTATAAGCGGCCTTTCGTATGTGCATTATGAGGCGGAAGTGATACGGATTGGTGCCCTAACAAGGATTTACGAACTTCATGATAATCCGACCATTCGACGTCACTACCCAGCTTTGTATGAGGCTGCCATGTCAACAGCCAGTGAAAACATCCGGGCCAGGGGAACCATTGGGGGTAACATACTTCAGGATACACGCTGCATGTACTACAACCAATTCAAACAGTGGAGGACCTCCTTTAAGCCTTGCTTCAAAAGCAGTGGTGATCGATGCAACGCCGTTAATGGAGGGAATCGGTGTTTCGCCGTGTACTGCGGAGATCTCGCCCCTGCCCTCATATCTCTCGGTGCCTCCGTGTGCCTCCTGAGTATTGATGCTGAACGAGTGGTACCGCTCGAAAGCATCTTTGTGGGAGACGGACGATCCCCCTTTTCTCTGCGTCGTGGGGAGGTACTCAAGGATGTTATTATCCCAGCTCCGGAAACGGTGGGCGGATACGAAAAGCTCAGGATCAGGAGTTCTGTAGACTATCCCATTGTCTCAGTTGCCCTCAGCATGGATCGGACAGAGAGGGGGAGACTCGTAGTTGGAGCTGTAGCGCCTCAACCTCTCGCTTATGAGTTCTCATCCTATAGACGACTGAGCAGCCTGACTGAGAAGGCGTATGAGGATGCAACACCCGTCGCGAATATGCCCTTTTCTCCCCTCTATCGAAAGCGCATGGTCAGGGTTCTCGCACAGAAACTCTTGGGGAGAATATAA
- a CDS encoding 3-dehydroquinate synthase II produces MKKVWVKVDPKDKEMVLTALEGGADGILLLKGGSSQVKKLGMITTIAPDGDLIWGKEVIPWQVKGQEDVERASAIPPEVILVIEVEGWKVVPWENLVAKRSGIYALVKGYEEAEAALGVLEKGVEGVVIDTHDLAEMKKIIRLAKRECENLRLEAAEVCRITPLGLGDRVCIDTCTKMRETEGMLVGSSSAGLFLIHAESLSNPYVEPRPFRVNAGAIHSYIRVPGDKTRYLSELRWGEELLIVNAQGGTQVTYVGRVKTERRPLILVEAEVQGGRASCILQNAETVRLVSPSGDPISLVDLKEGDRVLILREAGGRHLGQLIHEGIEEG; encoded by the coding sequence ATGAAAAAGGTCTGGGTAAAGGTCGATCCCAAAGACAAAGAGATGGTCTTGACCGCCTTGGAAGGGGGGGCGGACGGTATCCTGCTGCTCAAAGGGGGCTCTTCACAGGTGAAAAAGTTGGGAATGATCACTACCATCGCCCCTGATGGAGATCTCATATGGGGGAAGGAGGTGATACCTTGGCAGGTGAAGGGGCAGGAGGATGTGGAGAGGGCCTCTGCAATACCTCCGGAGGTCATCTTAGTGATAGAGGTTGAGGGATGGAAGGTGGTCCCTTGGGAAAACCTGGTGGCCAAGAGGTCGGGAATCTATGCCTTGGTAAAGGGGTATGAGGAGGCTGAGGCAGCCTTGGGAGTTTTGGAGAAGGGGGTAGAGGGGGTGGTGATCGACACTCATGACCTGGCTGAGATGAAAAAGATCATCAGGCTGGCCAAGAGGGAGTGTGAGAATCTGCGGCTGGAGGCCGCTGAGGTCTGCAGAATAACCCCCTTGGGCTTGGGGGATAGGGTCTGCATCGATACCTGTACCAAGATGAGGGAGACAGAGGGGATGTTGGTGGGGAGCAGTAGTGCCGGCCTCTTTCTCATCCATGCGGAGAGCCTCTCTAACCCCTATGTGGAACCCCGCCCCTTCCGTGTCAACGCTGGGGCCATCCACTCCTATATCCGTGTACCCGGGGACAAGACCAGGTATCTGAGTGAACTGCGTTGGGGGGAGGAACTCCTCATCGTGAACGCCCAGGGTGGAACACAGGTCACCTATGTGGGGCGGGTGAAGACGGAGCGCCGTCCCCTCATCTTGGTGGAGGCAGAGGTGCAAGGGGGGAGGGCCTCCTGCATCTTGCAAAACGCCGAGACCGTCCGCTTGGTGTCCCCTTCCGGGGATCCCATCTCCTTGGTCGATCTGAAGGAGGGGGATAGGGTTCTGATCCTCAGGGAGGCGGGGGGGAGACATTTAGGCCAGTTGATCCATGAGGGGATAGAGGAGGGATGA
- a CDS encoding shikimate kinase: MNLVLIGFRGTGKTTVGKKLAQRLGLGYIDTDESLEDTCGISIKEFVEKFGWREFRRKEKEVVKGLFPLDGYVIAAGGGVVLDEENIRNLKRNGRTILLTADPETILDRLRKDPLTGGRRPPLSRDLWEREIRDLIQMRTPSYLNSADYVIETTQLGVEEVVEVIIQWWEGLK; encoded by the coding sequence GTGAACTTAGTCCTCATCGGGTTCAGGGGGACTGGAAAGACCACCGTAGGTAAGAAGCTGGCCCAACGGCTGGGCTTGGGGTACATCGACACCGATGAGTCTCTGGAGGATACCTGCGGTATCAGCATCAAGGAGTTTGTGGAGAAGTTCGGGTGGCGAGAGTTTCGCAGAAAGGAGAAGGAGGTGGTAAAGGGGCTTTTTCCCTTGGACGGTTATGTCATTGCCGCGGGAGGAGGGGTAGTTCTGGATGAGGAGAACATCCGCAATCTAAAGAGGAACGGGCGAACCATCCTCCTAACCGCTGATCCAGAGACCATCCTGGATAGGTTGAGGAAAGACCCCCTCACCGGGGGGCGCCGCCCTCCCTTGAGCAGGGATCTCTGGGAGCGGGAGATCAGGGATCTGATCCAGATGAGGACCCCCTCTTATCTGAACTCGGCTGATTATGTGATCGAAACCACTCAACTGGGGGTAGAGGAGGTGGTAGAGGTCATCATCCAATGGTGGGAGGGATTAAAATGA
- the aroA gene encoding 3-phosphoshikimate 1-carboxyvinyltransferase: MARIRPTKGLDAQVRTPGSKSYTLRGMVTGVLAQGKTVLANALLCQDTQVMTKALTLLGAKVKYQEGAFYIEGCEGTIKNPQRPLEMGNSGASLRFLTALVALGEGRYIITGDERMRERPIQDLLDALGDWGVRGHTLYQDGFPPLLIETGGIKGGRTRLSGERSSQFLSALLLVAPYAQAEVEIEVLEKLVSRPYVDLTLDVMETFGVRVQRDGYRRFKVSPEGGYRGREYPIEGDWSSASYFFAAAAITQGRVKVYGLSPHSFQGDQGFLQILQEMGCGVEVGDEWVEVKGERLQGLEVQMGDMPDLVPTLAVIASFAQGETIIRGVPHLRVKESDRIKTLANELCKVGVKVKEMEDGLAIEGGRPHAGRIESRRDHRIAMAFGVMGLAIPGIEIEGQDCVGKSYPSFWEELERIAG, encoded by the coding sequence ATGGCCAGGATAAGGCCGACAAAGGGGCTTGACGCCCAGGTACGCACCCCCGGCTCCAAGAGCTACACCCTGCGGGGGATGGTAACCGGTGTCCTGGCTCAGGGGAAAACGGTCTTGGCAAACGCCCTCCTCTGTCAGGATACGCAGGTCATGACCAAGGCCCTGACCCTCTTGGGGGCAAAGGTGAAATATCAGGAGGGGGCCTTTTATATCGAAGGGTGTGAGGGAACCATTAAAAACCCCCAACGTCCCTTGGAGATGGGGAACTCCGGGGCCTCCCTTAGGTTTCTGACCGCCCTAGTGGCCTTGGGGGAGGGTAGGTACATCATCACCGGGGATGAGCGGATGAGGGAGAGGCCGATACAGGACCTCTTGGACGCCTTGGGGGACTGGGGGGTGAGGGGCCATACCCTTTATCAAGATGGTTTCCCCCCCCTGCTCATAGAGACCGGGGGGATCAAAGGGGGTAGGACAAGGCTGAGCGGGGAGAGAAGCAGCCAGTTCCTTTCAGCCCTCCTTTTGGTGGCTCCCTATGCCCAGGCCGAGGTAGAGATAGAGGTCCTGGAAAAGTTGGTGTCCAGACCCTATGTAGACCTCACCTTGGATGTGATGGAGACCTTCGGCGTAAGGGTCCAGAGGGATGGCTACCGCCGTTTTAAGGTATCTCCCGAAGGGGGTTATAGGGGGAGGGAATATCCGATAGAGGGGGATTGGTCATCTGCCTCCTACTTCTTCGCTGCAGCAGCCATCACCCAAGGGAGGGTCAAGGTCTATGGCCTTAGCCCCCATTCTTTTCAGGGGGACCAAGGGTTCTTGCAGATCCTGCAAGAGATGGGTTGTGGGGTTGAAGTGGGGGACGAGTGGGTCGAGGTAAAGGGGGAAAGGCTGCAGGGCCTGGAGGTGCAAATGGGGGATATGCCCGATCTAGTCCCCACCTTAGCGGTCATTGCCTCCTTCGCCCAGGGGGAGACCATCATCCGGGGTGTACCTCACCTCAGAGTAAAGGAGTCGGACCGTATCAAGACATTGGCAAACGAATTGTGCAAGGTGGGGGTAAAGGTTAAGGAGATGGAGGATGGCCTGGCCATCGAGGGGGGAAGGCCCCATGCGGGGAGGATAGAGAGCCGAAGGGATCATCGCATCGCTATGGCCTTTGGCGTCATGGGGCTGGCAATCCCGGGGATTGAGATCGAAGGGCAAGATTGTGTGGGCAAGTCTTATCCCTCCTTCTGGGAGGAGTTGGAGAGGATAGCTGGGTGA
- a CDS encoding type I 3-dehydroquinate dehydratase codes for MMSEKGGLDDLRGEIDKIDRQILPLLDQRMALALRIGEVKSGLGMGIHDPERETGIIRDLLSYSHRYLTPQEIEEVYAAIFRISRWRQGGRERVGGHLCISVLESDPERARQGMMMAAREGDLVELRLDALDEIRLNDLLPFTEGLLIVTNRRRGEGGFFRGKEEKRIAYLEEAIRYGVTYIDVEWMSPEPLRSRLLGKKGETGVILSYHNLQKTPPLEELLSLWEDMIQIDADIYKIVTWAQTLDDSLTVLRFLREAGGRGQRVISHCLGEEGKISRILAPLFGSFMAFASPEGGEEAAPGQLRAGQMRRVWEVLMK; via the coding sequence ATGATGTCGGAAAAAGGGGGATTGGATGATCTGCGAGGGGAGATAGATAAGATAGACCGCCAGATTTTGCCCCTCCTGGATCAGAGGATGGCCTTGGCTCTGCGGATCGGGGAGGTGAAGAGTGGGCTTGGGATGGGAATCCATGACCCCGAAAGGGAGACCGGGATCATAAGGGACTTACTCAGCTATTCTCATCGTTATCTGACCCCTCAGGAGATTGAGGAGGTCTACGCAGCCATCTTTCGGATCTCACGGTGGAGGCAGGGTGGGAGAGAAAGGGTTGGGGGCCACCTCTGCATTTCCGTCTTGGAATCTGATCCAGAGAGGGCCCGTCAGGGGATGATGATGGCGGCAAGGGAGGGGGACTTGGTGGAGCTGAGATTGGATGCCCTGGATGAGATCAGGTTGAATGATCTTCTCCCCTTCACTGAGGGCCTCCTGATTGTAACTAATAGGAGGAGGGGGGAGGGTGGGTTTTTCCGGGGAAAAGAGGAGAAACGCATTGCTTACTTGGAGGAGGCTATCAGATATGGAGTGACGTATATCGACGTAGAATGGATGTCCCCTGAGCCCTTACGCTCCCGGCTCCTCGGCAAGAAGGGGGAGACAGGAGTCATCCTCTCCTATCACAATCTCCAGAAGACCCCACCCCTGGAGGAGCTCCTCTCCCTCTGGGAGGATATGATACAGATAGATGCAGATATCTATAAGATAGTGACCTGGGCGCAAACCCTGGATGACTCCCTGACCGTGCTCAGGTTCTTGAGGGAGGCGGGAGGGAGAGGACAAAGGGTCATCTCTCACTGTCTGGGAGAGGAGGGGAAGATCAGCAGGATCTTGGCCCCCCTCTTTGGCTCCTTTATGGCCTTTGCCTCCCCGGAGGGAGGAGAAGAGGCAGCCCCGGGGCAGCTGAGGGCAGGTCAGATGCGCCGGGTCTGGGAGGTCCTGATGAAGTGA
- the aroE gene encoding shikimate dehydrogenase, translating to MGGPDEVREYGIIGYPLQYTLSPPIHNAAFQALGIPARYRAYPVKDIQEGVRLIREIPLEGVSITIPHKMAIMNLLDGLDEVASQISAVNTVVRQGRGFIGYNTDWIGAVRALEEVTSLQGRRVLLVGAGGGARAVAYGVRSRGGELWVTSKDGEKGEVLAHSFGGQFLPWDQRGKFSLGVVVNATPLGGNGLEDLLPLPTEALHEGMVVMDLVYHPLKTRLLREAQGRGCRTIDGLRMLLYQGGEQFALWTGESPPWEVMEEVIYGQDKADKGA from the coding sequence CTGGGAGGTCCTGATGAAGTGAGGGAATACGGGATCATCGGATATCCCTTGCAATATACCCTGAGTCCTCCCATACACAACGCCGCCTTTCAGGCCTTGGGTATCCCCGCCCGCTATAGGGCCTATCCAGTGAAAGATATCCAAGAGGGAGTGAGGCTCATCAGGGAGATACCTTTGGAAGGGGTCAGCATCACCATCCCCCATAAGATGGCCATCATGAATCTGCTGGATGGCTTGGATGAGGTGGCCTCCCAGATAAGTGCAGTGAACACCGTAGTAAGACAAGGGCGAGGATTCATCGGCTATAATACAGATTGGATAGGGGCGGTGAGGGCCTTGGAGGAGGTGACCTCTCTGCAAGGTAGACGAGTCTTGTTGGTTGGGGCAGGAGGGGGTGCCAGGGCCGTGGCCTACGGCGTCCGCAGCCGTGGGGGGGAGCTGTGGGTGACCAGCAAGGACGGAGAGAAGGGTGAGGTCTTAGCCCATAGCTTTGGCGGACAATTTTTACCCTGGGATCAGAGGGGGAAATTCTCTCTGGGTGTGGTGGTCAACGCCACCCCCCTGGGTGGGAATGGCCTGGAGGACCTTCTCCCCCTTCCTACTGAGGCCTTGCATGAGGGCATGGTGGTGATGGATTTGGTCTATCACCCTTTAAAGACCAGACTCCTCAGGGAGGCCCAGGGGCGGGGATGCAGAACTATAGATGGTCTCAGGATGTTGCTCTATCAAGGTGGGGAGCAGTTTGCCCTCTGGACCGGGGAGAGTCCACCCTGGGAGGTGATGGAGGAAGTCATCTATGGCCAGGATAAGGCCGACAAAGGGGCTTGA